In Jeotgalibaca arthritidis, a single genomic region encodes these proteins:
- the uxaC gene encoding glucuronate isomerase — MSFIHDNFMLQTETAQRLYHDFSKDMPIFDYHCHLSPQQIAEDHQFKNVTELWLGGDHYKWRGMRAMGIDERLITGDASDEEKFEAWAYACENAVGNPLFHWSALELKRYFHIDELLTSKNWKEIYDKCNQVIEEEQLTARKLIKNSNVTFVCTTDNPTDDLAWHKQIAEDESFDVAVLPGFRPDEAFAIQDAAKFTRFLGNMKQVTGNDMDSFTSLLAGLEERIQYFADHGSNISDHGLTTIHYVEASDEEIEAIFQKAANGETVSNEEYAKYQTKLFVELGKIYHAKKFVMQLHFGAIRNNNRRIFNKLGPDAGVDSITDQPNVSYALNNLMGAMDENNQLPKFIIYPLDPTYFDLAGTAAANFQMNSEGIRSKVQLGSGWWFNDTKYGMLKQLKSLSEAGLLMNFVGMLTDSRSFVSYTRHEYFRRLLCDFIGDLVERGEIPNDDALLEKLIKNISYNNAVEYFEFKK, encoded by the coding sequence ATGTCATTTATCCATGATAATTTTATGCTCCAAACAGAGACAGCTCAGCGTCTCTATCATGACTTTTCCAAAGATATGCCAATCTTTGATTACCACTGTCATCTATCACCACAACAAATCGCTGAAGACCATCAATTCAAGAATGTAACGGAATTATGGTTAGGTGGCGACCATTACAAATGGCGTGGGATGCGTGCAATGGGAATCGACGAACGATTGATTACAGGCGACGCTTCTGATGAAGAGAAATTTGAAGCATGGGCTTACGCTTGTGAAAACGCAGTAGGGAACCCGTTATTCCATTGGTCTGCATTGGAATTAAAACGCTATTTCCACATTGATGAATTACTAACCAGCAAAAACTGGAAAGAAATTTATGATAAATGTAATCAAGTTATTGAAGAAGAACAGTTAACAGCACGTAAACTGATTAAAAACTCAAACGTTACATTTGTATGTACAACAGATAATCCAACAGATGATCTTGCTTGGCACAAACAAATTGCTGAAGACGAGAGTTTTGATGTCGCTGTTTTGCCAGGATTCCGTCCTGACGAAGCATTTGCTATTCAAGATGCTGCTAAATTCACACGTTTCCTAGGAAACATGAAGCAAGTTACTGGCAATGATATGGATAGCTTTACTAGTCTACTAGCTGGCCTTGAAGAACGTATTCAATATTTCGCTGATCATGGCTCAAACATTTCTGACCATGGTTTAACAACCATTCATTATGTTGAAGCAAGTGATGAAGAGATTGAAGCAATCTTCCAAAAAGCTGCTAATGGTGAAACTGTTTCTAATGAAGAATATGCAAAATACCAAACAAAATTATTCGTTGAATTAGGTAAAATCTACCACGCTAAGAAATTCGTGATGCAGTTGCACTTCGGCGCAATTCGTAATAACAACAGACGTATTTTCAACAAGCTTGGACCAGATGCAGGTGTTGATTCAATTACAGACCAACCAAATGTGAGTTATGCTTTAAATAACTTAATGGGTGCGATGGATGAAAATAACCAACTACCTAAATTTATTATTTACCCATTAGATCCAACTTACTTTGACTTAGCAGGTACTGCAGCAGCTAACTTCCAAATGAATTCAGAAGGAATTAGAAGTAAAGTACAACTTGGTTCAGGTTGGTGGTTCAACGATACAAAATACGGTATGTTGAAACAATTGAAATCTTTATCTGAAGCAGGTCTACTAATGAACTTTGTAGGTATGCTAACAGATTCAAGAAGTTTTGTTTCTTACACACGTCACGAATACTTCCGTCGTCTACTATGTGACTTTATCGGTGACTTAGTTGAACGCGGTGAAATTCCAAATGACGATGCACTGTTAGAAAAATTAATTAAGAATATTAGTTACAACAATGCAGTTGAATACTTTGAATTTAAAAAATAA
- a CDS encoding bifunctional 2-keto-4-hydroxyglutarate aldolase/2-keto-3-deoxy-6-phosphogluconate aldolase yields the protein MSVKRDTLNQLQENFLFAVVRGATQEEGYEVSKAVYKGGIKNIEVTFSTPNAEQVMRQLADEFAGTDMVVGAGTVLDDVAARIAILNGAKFIVSPSYSEKIAKMCNLYTVPYLPGCGSITEVTMALESGCEVVKLFPGGLLGPGFIKDLHGPIPWVEAMPSGGVSLDNMDKWIANGAWAVGVGSALTKDLKTGGYEAVEAASKEFADKLATILADK from the coding sequence ATGAGCGTCAAAAGAGACACTTTAAATCAATTACAAGAAAACTTTTTATTTGCAGTCGTTCGTGGGGCAACTCAAGAAGAAGGCTACGAAGTTTCTAAAGCTGTATACAAAGGCGGCATCAAAAATATTGAAGTAACCTTCTCAACACCAAATGCTGAACAAGTTATGCGTCAGTTAGCTGATGAATTTGCTGGAACAGACATGGTTGTTGGTGCTGGAACAGTACTTGATGATGTTGCTGCTCGTATTGCAATCCTAAACGGTGCGAAATTCATCGTAAGCCCATCATACAGCGAAAAAATTGCGAAAATGTGTAACTTATACACTGTTCCTTACCTACCGGGTTGTGGCTCAATTACAGAAGTAACAATGGCTCTTGAATCTGGTTGTGAAGTTGTTAAATTGTTCCCAGGTGGTTTATTAGGCCCAGGATTTATTAAAGACTTACACGGTCCGATTCCATGGGTTGAAGCAATGCCTTCAGGTGGCGTTTCATTAGATAACATGGACAAATGGATTGCTAACGGCGCTTGGGCTGTTGGTGTCGGAAGTGCCTTGACAAAAGACTTAAAAACTGGCGGTTACGAAGCTGTTGAAGCAGCATCAAAAGAATTTGCTGATAAATTAGCAACAATCTTAGCTGACAAATAA